The DNA window AACAGCCAGTTGAAGTAGAACGCATCGTCGTGCTTGCGTCGGAACTGCGTGACTTCCTGTATGCCCGCCTTCATCTGCCGCGCGACTTCGATCGGATCGTCGATGATCACCTGGTAGCGCTGTTGCGCCGCCTCGCCAAGGGTCGCGCCGATGAAGGCATGCAACTGGCGCAGGTAGTCTTCGGCGCACTTCGGCCCAGTGAGTAGCAGCGGGAAGGGCAGGTCGCGGTTGTCCGGGTGGGTGAGGATGCCGAGCAGGTAGAGGAATTCCTCGGCGGTGCCGACGCCGCCGGGGAACACGATGATGCCGTGGCCGACGCGGACGAAGGCTTCCAGGCGTTTCTCGATATCCGGCAGGATCACCAGCTCGTTGACGATCGGGTTGGGCGCTTCGGCGGCGATGATGCCGGGCTCGGTCAGGCCGAGGTAGCGACCGCTGAGGATGCGCTGCTTGGCATGGGCGATGGTGGCGCCTTTCATCGGCCCCTTCATCACGCCGGGACCGCAGCCGGTGCAGATATCCAGCCCGCGCAGCCCCAGTTCATGGCCGACGCGCTTGGCGTATTTGTATTCCTCCATGCCGATGGAGTGGCCGCCCCAGCACACCACCATCTTCGGTTCCTTGCCGCTGCGTAGGGTGTGGGCGTTGCGCAGCAACTGGAACACGTAGTCGGTGATGCCCTCGGAACTGCCCAGGTCGGCGCCTTTGCGCTCCAGCTGGCTCTGGGTGTAGACGATGTCGCGCAGGGCGCTGAACAGCATCTCGCGGGTGCTGGCGATCATTTCCCCGTCGACGAAGGCATCGGCCGGCGCGTTCAGCAGTTCCAGGCGGATGCCGCGATCCTGCTGGTGGATGCGCACCTCGAAATCCGGGTAGGCCTCGAGGATGGTCTTGGCGTTGTCGCTGTGCGAGCCGGTGTTGAGGATCGCCAGGGCGCATTGGCGGAACAGGTCGCAGACGCTGCCGCTGCCGGTTTCACGCAATTGCTGGACTTCGCGCTGGGAGAGGATTTCCAGGCTGCCACGGGGGCTGAGGGTGGCGTTGATCGTCAGGCGTTCAGGCATGGGGATTCCATTGTGGCGGGGTTCGCTGGCGCAGGAGCGTCCTTGCTGGCGAAACCTCTGCGGGCAGTGGTGTGCCATTCGCGAGCCAGCCCGCTCCTGCGGGGTCGACATAGGAGCGGGCCGATGCGCGAATCGTTCAGTTCGACAGCTTCAGGTTGTGCCAGATCGCCAGGCTGGGTTCGGCCTGGTTGAGGGTGTAGAAGTGCAGGCCCGGCGCGCCGCCGGCCAGCAGTTTCTCGCACATCTCGCTGATCACCTGTTCGCCGAAGGCCTGGATGCTCTCGATGTCGTCGCCATAGGCTTCCAGTTGCTTGCGAATCCAGCGCGGCAGTTCGGCGCCACAGGCATCGGAGAAGCGTGCCAGCTTGCTGTAGTTGGTGATCGGCATGATGCCCGGCACGATCGGCAGTTCCACGCCCAGCTTGCGCACACGCTCGACGAAGTAGAAGTAGCAGTCGGCGTTGAAGAAGTACTGGGTAATGGCGCTGTCGGCGCCGGCCTGGGCCTTGCGCACGAAGTTCTGCAGATCGTCTTCGAAGTTGCGCGCCTGGGGGTGCATTTCCGGGTAGGCAGCGACTTCGATGTGGAAGTGATCGCCGGTTTCCGTGCGAATGAATTCCACCAGATCATTGGCATAGCGCAGCTCGCCGCTGGCCATGCCCATGCCGGAAGGCAGGTCGCCACGCAGTGCGACGATGCGCTTGATGCCGTTGTCGCGGTAGAGGTTCAGCAGTTCGCGCAGCTCGGCCTTGCTGTCGCCGACACAGGACAGGTGCGGCGCGGTCGGGACCTTGATCTCGCCATCGAGCTGCAACACGGTGTTGACTGTGCGGTCGCGGGTGGAGCCACCGGCACCGTAGGTGCAGGAAAAGAAATCGGGGTTGTAGCCCGCCAGTTGGCGCGCCACGTTGAGCAGTTTTTCATGCCCGGCCTCGGTTTTCGTCGGGAAGAACTCGAAGCTGTAACGGCGTTCTTGAGACATGGAGAAGGTTCCCTTCCCAGCTCAAGCCACAAGCCTCAAGCCGCAAGCGGAGCGGTTTGGCGCTTGCTTGCAGCTTGTGGTTTGCAGCTTGTGGCTGCTGTTAGTAGCGGTAGGTGTCCGGCTTGAACGGGCCTTCGGCATTCACGCCGATATAGTCGGCCTGTTTCGACGTCAGTTGAGTGACGACGCCACCGAAGCCCTTGACCATTTCCAGTGCGACTTCTTCGTCCAGCTTCTTCGGCAGCACTTCGACGGTCAGGCGCTCGGCCTTCTTCTCGGCGGAGAGGTCGGCGAACTTCTGCTCGAACAGGAAGATCTGCGCCAGCACCTGGTTGGCGAAGGAGCCGTCCATGATGCGCGACGGGTGGCCGGTGGCGTTACCCAGGTTGACCAGGCGGCCTTCGGCCAGCAGGATCAGGTAGTCGTCGTTGTGCGGGTCGAAGCCATCCTTGCCGGTGCGGTGGATCTTGTGCACCTGCGGCTTGACTTCTTCCCAGGCCCAGTTGGCGCGCATGAAGGCGGTGTCGATCTCGTTGTCGAAGTGGCCGATGTTGCAGACAACGGCGCGCTTCTTCAGCGCCTTGAGCATGCCGGCGTCACAGACGTTGACGTTACCGGTGGTGGTGACGATCAGGTCGATCTTGCCCAGCAGCGCGGCGTCGATGCTGGCATCGGTGCCATCGTTGAGGCCGT is part of the Pseudomonas sp. ABC1 genome and encodes:
- the metF gene encoding methylenetetrahydrofolate reductase [NAD(P)H], encoding MSQERRYSFEFFPTKTEAGHEKLLNVARQLAGYNPDFFSCTYGAGGSTRDRTVNTVLQLDGEIKVPTAPHLSCVGDSKAELRELLNLYRDNGIKRIVALRGDLPSGMGMASGELRYANDLVEFIRTETGDHFHIEVAAYPEMHPQARNFEDDLQNFVRKAQAGADSAITQYFFNADCYFYFVERVRKLGVELPIVPGIMPITNYSKLARFSDACGAELPRWIRKQLEAYGDDIESIQAFGEQVISEMCEKLLAGGAPGLHFYTLNQAEPSLAIWHNLKLSN
- the ppnN gene encoding nucleotide 5'-monophosphate nucleosidase PpnN, giving the protein MPERLTINATLSPRGSLEILSQREVQQLRETGSGSVCDLFRQCALAILNTGSHSDNAKTILEAYPDFEVRIHQQDRGIRLELLNAPADAFVDGEMIASTREMLFSALRDIVYTQSQLERKGADLGSSEGITDYVFQLLRNAHTLRSGKEPKMVVCWGGHSIGMEEYKYAKRVGHELGLRGLDICTGCGPGVMKGPMKGATIAHAKQRILSGRYLGLTEPGIIAAEAPNPIVNELVILPDIEKRLEAFVRVGHGIIVFPGGVGTAEEFLYLLGILTHPDNRDLPFPLLLTGPKCAEDYLRQLHAFIGATLGEAAQQRYQVIIDDPIEVARQMKAGIQEVTQFRRKHDDAFYFNWLLKIDEGFQRPFEPTHANMANLPLNHDLPLHELAANLRRVFSGIVAGNVKENGIRLIEEHGPYQIQGDPTIMRPLDQLLRAFVEQHRMKLPGGTAYEPCYQVK